In Coffea arabica cultivar ET-39 chromosome 9e, Coffea Arabica ET-39 HiFi, whole genome shotgun sequence, the genomic window CCATTAATTAATTTCCTTGTAATTCAATAAAAGGTTCGAATCATTCCTCAACTTCAATGTTCTTAATCAAATGCTTTTGagctaaatatgaaattttaaaattaggaCTTTTTTTTTGCATAAGTGGGAGATCTTGAATTTGAACCTAAGACCCCTTACTTACAATTTCTCTTACATTATCATCTAATCCAACCCTCCCTTCTTGATGTATAAATAATTCAATAAGATAAAAATTTTGCACGAGGAAAATAAAGTGCAATAAGCATTACCCTTTTTTATTAATTCTAGATCAATTAAATTATATTCTAAAAAACAAAGTCATAACCTTTATAAATGAAACTTATAAACCAATTGCACTCTCTCAAATTGGAAAaacgaaattacttatttatttttaaaaaatcatattttgtgtctatatataaaaattaaaaaaaaatgcaggtaGGTCAATTATCCATGGGTTCTCAAACCTTTGACTCTAATACTCCCCACGTATAGCTACCCTCACCCCTACCCTCTCCGCCAaccaaaagaagagaaaagaagaagaagaagaagaagagacaaAATCTAAGCTTTATTGATGgaagttatttaaaaaaaaaaaaaaactgctgaCTGAAGGAGTAGCGGAATATCCTAATGCTCCTTTAGGATAAGTaaaaattggaggtagtagccAAAGGAATCAGGGACCTCCTGAGGGCTGGGAAAATGGAGAGGAGATTGATCGTAACTATGTGGACATGATATCCCATCATTCCCAGGAGGTAAGAAGAACTTCTGAGTTGTACCTCTGCCCTCCATTCCCCCATAATAGAGAAGAGACGAGAGTAGAGTAGAGGCCATATGCGACGGACATAACTACCCACCAAATTTGAAGGTAAAAGTGGCAAGTAAGATGGGGAGTTTGAAGGTGCCCTGCAGCTTTGGCGGGAAAGCAGCTCTCCTAGTCCCTTTTCCCGCTTCAAGATTCCGTGTCCCCCAATCCCATTGCTATCCTCCCTCTTCCACTGGTAAGTCTAGTCCCTCCTCTATCTAAGTTTATTACTTTTATGCTGTTTATCCATCTCTTAATCTTGATGGTGATCAATTTAGGTTTGTTTGGTATTTTGTTTCGGATAACCCCCAAATAGTAGTGTACTTAGACGGTAACTGGAACTTGTACAACAAAAGTAATCTATACCCAAAATGGAGTTCCGAGAAATAGGGCCTCGGTGACTGTCATCTTAGTATTTTACTGGGGATCGCTTCATGTTGTTATAGCTTTAAGTGGAATCATCCAACCTTGACACACCTCAGGTACTCGATAGAAAATTGttctttatatttgtttcaGCTTGTCCTACTCATCTTTAGAGATTAATATGAGTAGCTTCATTATTTAGTGGTCAAAGTTATCAAATTTCATTAGTTTTGCATCTGGAATTTCATTAGTTTATACTTCAGATTATGGGGCTTGGATTCTTTTCTGTTATAAAAGTTCGTTTAAATTGCGTAGGAGTataccatttcattttcttattggttTAGCACCTTTAAAAGTATAATAATTTATCATTAACATCAACAACAGGTTGGAGGAGTTTTCCTGGCTTTGTTTTACAGTCACTGGAGCTTGTTTATCCTAATAGCTCCTGTTCTGTGCATTCTGGGCGAGTACACTTAACAGCAAGAGGTACGCAATATCTTTTCCTGTTTTCATCTTGATTCTTGTGTCATGAAACCATGGTTTCTTTTCAGATGCTCCATTTCTAGAGGTATAATACGTTTTAGGATCTTGATTTCAGCTTCAGTGCAACCCGCGACTAAGAAACTTGTTGGAGATCAAGTTAAGGATCTCCCCAATAGTGGTGACTCCATTCGCCAGcgatttcttgaattttatgctGCCAGAGGTCATAAGATTCTTCCTAGTGCTTCTCTTGTGCCAGATGATCCAACTGTCTTACTAACAATTGCTGGAATGCTTCAGTTCAAGCCCATATTTCTTGGAAAGGtgttttcaagttttttttttccttggaaaAAATCAAACATGTTGAATTACTGAAGCTGCAAACACTAAATCCCTTCACACTAAGGGAAACTTGTTCCTTTTTCCCCCTGCGGGAGAACATTACACCTAGCATTAATGCATTTTAAACTATGATAATTAGTCTAGCTCTTTCATGTACCATTTTGTGGTTATTTTCTCTATATAGAGTTACATGTAATGCAACTCTTGATGCTACTCTAACTATGGTAGTGCATTATTGCTCAGGTGCCCAGAGAAGTTCCTCGAGCTACAACTTCCCAAAGATGCATACGTACAAATGACATTGAGAATGTAGGCCAAACATCTCGTCATCATACTTTTTTTGAGATGCTTGGGAATTTCAGTTTTGGGGATTACTTCAAGAAGGAAGCAATTAAATGGGCCTGGGAGCTCTCCACAATTGAGTAAGTATTGCAATTTTTCATTTCCATGTTTTAGTCAATAAATCATTAATGACAGGATCTTTAAAATTACTTTTGCAATTTATCTCATGTTAGTTGCATGATTATGGGTTACACAATCAATTAAGTGACATCCACaacttataatttttttttcctgtacatatatacatatgtatatatgcatctttttttttatggatGATGAACTTTCAGTTTTCTTGCCATCATGTGCTAATCAACCCTTATGTAGCAAGTCTTCACTGGATCTGTTTTGAATCATTTTGCTTTCTGCCTTTTGTttgcactcttttttttttttttttgcttgggAAGGAGGGAGCAGGACCTTTTTGTCTTGTTGGATCATTCAAAGGATACTAAGTAGGCATGTTTTGTTAACTTAGTAATTTCCTACCATAGTTGATCAactaaattttgttttgttattcttTTGGAGAGACCTCTATCTGCTTTTACATTATTAGATTTTCTTACCACAATCTATCAACTAAGTTTTGTTTTTATTGATGAGTGCAAACAACTTTGTCAACTCTTTTTATTGCTTTTACCTGTAAGGGTCCGTAAATTAAGTATTGGACTTGCTGAAGTATTTGTAGGTTCCAAATTGCAGCTCATCCAGACAATTTTAATATtatgaaaatgtatttttttatgGATGCTTGTTATATTCTGCGTCATTAGATTACATTATCAGCCTACAGATGCAGCTCTGTATCCAGATTAAAATTCCTTGATCACGGTTTGGTTTTTATTAAAACAGTAATTCCCTCCGTGAAATTTAATAGCTCACCTAGTGATGCTTGGTATTTCTCTGAGCTTGGCATACCAAATCATTCCCCTATGTTGTACTGTTTCATGTGGGTATCTTTCCTACTATTGAAATATCTTTTTCTGTATTCCACATTGTATTTCCTGCAACTCCCGTAATATTCGTCAGGAATTGCTGCTGCAAGTTGGACTTGAAAAGTAATTTAGATCTCTGATATGAAAAGCTAGATTAGTCTACAACAGTTCACAAccatttcaaattatttttcttttggcttATTTATAGGTTTGGATTGCCAGCTGACAGGTTATGGATTAGCGTttatgaagatgatgatgaggCTTTTGCAATCTGGCAAGATGAAGTATGCCAGGAACATTATATTTTTTCGACGTTGATTTATGTTCATTCCAAGGATCTGTGTCTTGCATCTTATCTGCATGTTATTCTTTGTAGATATTTTGCTTCACTAGTTTTTTAATCATCAAAGAATATTTTCCTTATTCCTGGAAGAACCTATTCTTGTCAAATTAGATAGATTTTAACCATTGCGGCTGCATGTCTAACTGTGCCACAAAATACTAAACACATACTGACTATTTGATTTGAGTGGAGGCAGAGTTGGCAGTGCTATTGACTTAATTTTATATACTTTCTTGGTTCAGGTCGGTGTTCCTGCAAAGCGTATAAAAAGACTTGGGGAAGATGACAATTTTTGGAGCAGTGGAGTAACTGGTCCATGTGGCCCGTGCTCGGAAAtttattatgattttcatcCTGAGAGGGGAGAGTCAAATGTCGTAAGTTTTGATCAAGTTAAACTTTCAAAtgctgccttttcttttttcctgtagttattctcttgattcttgaacATTATTTATAAAGTACAAATCAGAATTTATATTTCTACTTacatttttctctttgttatTTTCACTGTTCTGCTCTGATGATATTCAGGATCTCGGGGATGATACCAGATTTATAGAGTTTTATAATCTTGTTTTCATGCAATACAACAAGAAGGATGATGGTTCACTTGAGTCCTTAAAGCAGAGGAATATAGATACGGGGCTAGGCTTAGAGCGCGTGGCTCGAATTCTTCAGAAGGTAGTTGCTTAGCCAAACATTGATGTCCTAAGGAATGACAACTTAGTTGATGTCAAAGAGACGATATTTATTACTGGTTGTGTCAGCATTACTGTCAGTCAGCATTGAGAGGTTGTTCAAGTTTGGCTGTTCCGATCAACTGAATTTCCATTTGTAACTTGTAAAATGGATCAACTGTTTCAATAGCAAATTATTCATGTTGTAAACTTTGAATCTGCAGGTTCCGAACAATTATGAAACTGACTTAATCTTTCCAATTATAGAGAAGGCGTCTGAATTGGCAAATGTCTCATATGCTGTTGCAGATGATTGTACCCAAAGATATCTCAAAGTATGTGAAAGAAGAATTTATTCATAAATTATACCATGCTTTTATCTTTGTTCTTGTTGTTATTCTGCCGTTTCTACTGTTTTCAGACTATTGGAGATCATATGCGTGCAATTGTTTATCTTATATCAGATGGGGTCATCCCATCCAATATTGGTAGAGGCTATGTAGTACGGAGGCTTATCAGAAGAGCTGTTCGAATGGGCAGGTTACTCGGAATTAAGGGAGATGGTCTGGGGGACATAGAAGGTGCATTTTTACCAGTTCTTGCAGAAAGAGTGATTCAATTAAGTACGCATATTGATTCAGATGTCAAGAATAGAGCTGCCCGCATTTTTGAGGAATTGAAGAGGGAGGAGCTACGTTTTGTACAGACACTTGAGAGAGGAGAAAAGCTTCTGGAGCAAATGTTAGCTGAGGCATTGCTAGATTCGGAGAAAAGTGGGACTGCTCCTTGTCTATCTGGCAAGGATGCATTTTTATTGTATGACACATACGGGTTTCCTGTGGAAATAACAAAGGAAGTCGCTGATGGACGTGGTGTAGGTATTGATATGAATGGTTTTGATGCTGAGATGGAGAACCAAAAACGCCAATCTCAGGCAGCACACAATGTCATCAAACTAGGGGTTGAGAATAGTGCTGATTTGACAGAAAAGGTTCCAGACACGGAATTTGTTGGGTATGACACCCTTTGCGCAAATGCAGTGATTGAGGGTCTATTGGTAAATGGCAATCCTGTCATTCAAGTTTCCGAAGGAAATGAAGTAGAAGTTCTACTGAATAGGTCCCCATTTTATGCTGAATCTGGAGGTCAAATTGGAGATCATGGTATTTTATATGTCTCCAACGCTGGAAACCATCAGAAAGCTGCTGTTGAGATAAACGATGTTCAGAAATCTCAAGGGAACATATTCTTTCACAAAGGCACTGTCACACAAGGTGTTATAGAGGTTGGCTTCGAAGTTGAAGCTGCAGTGGATGCAAAGCTGAGGCAAAGGGCTAAGGTACTGCTTATATTGCTGCAAGCTAGCATCCATTTTAAATTGGTGTGGGACTGTAGAAGCCAATGTTGCAGTTGGCAGATTTTGCAGTTTATTGTAGATTGTATTATGGATGTTAAGCTGGTTTCAGAATTTTCTTGTCTTTCCAGCCTCAcacaattttgacattttttggtTCTCTAGGTTCATCATACCGCTACTCATTTGCTCCAAGCAGCACTAAAACAAGTACTAGGTGAGGAAACATCACAAGCTGGTTCCCTGGTGGCTTTTGACCGCCTTAGGTTCGATTTCAATTTCCACCGACCTGTTATGGATGATGAGCTCATGGAAATTGAAGGCCTTATAAATAGATGGATTTCGGATTCAACACTTCTTGAAACAAAAGTTATGCCTTTGACGAATGCTAAAAGAGCAGGAGCTATTGCCATGTTTGGAGAAAAATATGCAGATCAGGTATAACTTCCTTAGCTACAACTTTCAATACGTATATTGAATGGTCTGCATTGCATATCCAGGTAGAATTACGAGAAAATACAAATCTGGTTTGGAGTCTGGAGAAAACCTATGGATCTGGATTTAGTTAACCATTTTCTAAATGCCATACTTACAGGTGAAACTTTTGCTACTGGCTGCTCCCATGGAAGTTTAATACATGAAGAAAAATTATCTGCTATGCTTTTTCCTATTGAATCTTTAAGACAAGAGGATTCCTGGAAGATCAGCAAAACATGCTTACATTTAGACAATTTAAATCAACAATTAACCTACTATTTGTTATAATTTGTAATGCATTTGAAATTACTTGTATTGTACAAATCCCAGATTCTTTTATCTTGGTAAAGCAGCCAAAAAAGAAATCAAACCTGTTTGGAGTTAAAAACTGGTTTCTGCCAATAGGAAATATAGGTTGTAACGGATGTTCAATGACCTAGTGCTTTGATTGACAAAACTGCAATCTATGAGTAAAAGAAATAGGTTTGATATATGCTACTTCTGAGGAGTAACATCCTTCTAATGCCAACGGGGAAAAGTAGATTTAGCCTCGAGGTTTGCTGTTTTTGAACCTTTAAGTACCTTCATGACCCACAGGTACGCGTTGTAGAGGTCCCAGGGGTCTCTATGGAACTCTGTGGGGGCACCCACGTCAACAACACCTCTGAGCTGCGTGGGTTTAGGATAATATCTGAACAGGGGATTGCAAGTGGAATCAGGCGAATAGAAGCTGTTGCTGGGGATGCATTTATTGAGCATATCCTCGCCAGAGATAATTATATGAAGCAGCTTTGCTCGACTCTCAAAGTATGCTTTACTTTCACTCAATTCACTGCTTAAAAAGTTTTGAAGTTGTATCTTGTTGCCATGCAGATATTTGCGAGAAGTTCTTTTCATCTTTTGACTGAAATTTGACTTTTTATCCAGCGTGAGAGTAACAAAGTACTTTGAGGTTTTGTCTTCTTAGTTTCAGATGAACAAATCCTCTCATTCTGTTTTTTGACTGGATCTTTCTAAACGAGGAAGAAGTTGAATATCATTACTAGCTGTTTTCATCTGTTGGAACTAAAACTCAGTATTGGTGAAGGTAAAAGCTGAAGACGTCACAACTAGAGTGGAGGCACTTTTGGAAGAATTACGAGCCGCAAGAAATGAAGTTTCTGCTGCAAATGCTAAAGCAGCAATCTTCAAAGCCTCAACAATTACGTGCAAAGCATTGTCTGTTGGAACTTCAAGAGAAATCAGGTAAAAGTATTACTCATTCTGCATATACATGCTGACAAATTAAGTGTAGCTGGGTTAATCAAGtgaagttactgaaaacatcatATGGAGAAATATTTTAGCTTTTGAACTTAAAAACGAGAATTCAAAGAACACCGGGGCTCTTCAAGTGTTACGAGCTTCGGATTCCAAAGGGGTTTCGGTCACATCTGACTAATCACATGGAGCAATTTGATAGCAAAATTTTATGGGCACTTCAACGTGGAATTCCTGTTTTATTTGTCTTCACTATAGTGTCTGAAATGGAACTGATTGAAGAATCCAGATGAAGCGTGACACCAAAAGAGGTGGCTGATTCTGATGTTTGTTGTGATATGTGGTCACCCAGGGTGCTAGTTGAGTCGATGGATGATGTTGATGGGGATGCGCTGAGGAGTGCTGCCGACTATCTATTGGATGCATTGCAGGATCCAGCAGCCGTGTTCTTGGGGTCCCGCCCGGGCGAAGAAAAAGTGAGTCTCATCGCTGCTTTTAGTCCAGGAGTTGTTGAACTGGGATTGCAAGCAGGAAAATTCATAGGGCCTGTAGCTAAGATGTGCGGAGGAGGAGGGGGAGGGCGGCCTAATTTTGCTCAGGCGGGTGGAAGGAAGCCTGAGAACCTGTTAGGTGCCTTGGAAAAAGCTCGACAAGATCTGATAGCGATTATATCCGAGAAGGCAGGTTAAGAACTTCAGAGAGATAAATCCGGGGAATAAGCTATACAGGCACTAGTTTGCGCAACGGATTTTCTGCCTCACTCTATGcttcactttttattatattactatttttctttcataaatattatatttttatttcttttttgtttccttaaaatTCAATTACTGTTAATTGagtacaaaatatatataactctcaaaaaagtaatatataataaaaaattaaaaaatacagtagAAGATTCGTAAAAAAATCTcctttttttatgcattttgaattttgagtttATTAAATTTTGTGTTATTCAGTTAATAGGTATTGGATTTTAAAGAtacaaaaagaattaaaatatgatgtttataaaggagaaataataatataataaaaaataagagagaGCGTGACAAAAAAAAGTGAGACAGTTGATCTTTTGTTGCTAGCTCGTAGATGGATGCCAGTTGCTGAGTAGTGTGTATATCAAATTACACAATGTGGAAGCAATTATTGACTAAAGTGTTATGCTTTGTAATAATGGTCGAGAAAGAAATTTGAGATCTTCAAGTAAGGATGGCAAAGGGGGCGGGGATCCCTCCCTCGCCCATGCTCCACTCCTTGCCTCAATTCCCCCACCACCTGCCCTGCCTCACCCTACCCCACTTTTTTTCACGAGTGataattagattttttttttctagaagtCTTTATTCAATAGATCAaagttaaatttaaaaaataaaataaaataaaataagatacgAAGCTGAAAACAGTGAAAATaggaaaatgaaacaaaaaaagtgTCGAAATAAAAGatcaagaaaattaagaaatttaATTAGATTGTATAGATAATATTTGGAAATACTCATAGAACGCGTAACATAATTTTGCTAAATATCAATtaaaaatttgaataaaaatgggataaaagttatatttagttgtcaaatattttaaatttattattattaaattatataatatattacatttatttatattaataaattgaaACAGTGGACAGGACGGGACGAGGTATCATCCCCCACCCCCGGCTCATTTAAAACAACGGGAGAAAAATTTTCCCTGTCTCCGCTCCCGTCCCGCCCCATCCCCCACCTCATTACTTCTCCTGTGGGCAAGCACTCGCCCTCGTTGCCGTCCCTAAACTTAAGAGTTGTTTATTACTGAgttttaactcttttttttttttaaaaatactacAACCACATATGCATTACTACTTTGTAGTAAGTAGCAATTGGTTCGGTCAAGATTGGTACAACAATTGTGAAATGTGAATTCACATCACAGTGACCTGAGAAAGACGGTGGACGCGTACTGCCCATTTGCATTACTGCTCTGCTAGAAACAGGGGAAGACAAAAAGGTCCTCTCTCTAACTGAGTAGCTGTTATGTCGGTGGTCTTGGAATTAGATTGGGTCTTCGAATTAGATTGGGCCGGccgatttggatttgtgtttttgtcaaaaatatttttaaaaatagtttaGTTTGTTAGTAAATCTCTGGAGACGGGTACTTGTGCATAGGATGAGTGAAGCAATCATAACAACTTTCACCCAAGATGTCGTGGGTTTGTCGTAATTGTATGATGTGTGCCCTATCTTCTCAACAAGGAAACACGTCAGCTTTTCTTATTTAGCGGAAGAAAAGTCCTTTTTTTAAGCGTAAAGATTTGTCCCTATCTATCCCATTCAATGGGcaattccaaattttttttaaaaaaaaaagaaaaaagagaagaataagtactaatcattgCCATTGGTCCATGCCAAACTCCAATTACTAATATGTGGATGACAGCTAAACTCAGAATTCTGCTTTTTAAATCCGCGTTAGTGTCCTGCTTAGCTTAGCTTCCAGTTCATTAACAAAAAACACCCGCACTTGACTCATCGTCTCtcgtcttttcttttctttttttttttttttctgtcgatACGATAGCTTCCTACGTTATAGGGAGAATGAGGACCTGAAGAGATCCTGGGATAACTCGAAGGGGACTGAACCATCACCGGACTGGACTGATCCAcctgaattttttaaataaggTCACATTTAATTGTGACAAATTAGTGGGAGGAAAAGTTTTAAACCTTACCAAACCTTGCCTCACACCCCATCAAGGTTTAATGCATTAATGATGTCCACTAGTCCAAAGGCTGGTGATTATCTCTCgtcttttcatttttgttctttttaacaaaaaaaaaaataacaaagaaaagacCCATTCCTAGATTTACCCATGGTTGTCACTGGCCATTTGGTCCGGTGGTCATCACCATTAAAGGTGATGTtggaggtcaggggttcaatCCCTGCCTCCCACAAATTTGCCACAATTTGTGGCGGTCTTAATTGACCTTCATCGATGGAGTCTGTACTCACATCGAAccccctccccttccccttaaactaggctagattaggttataggacatctatagtttcgacaaaaaaaaaaaaaaagatttaccCATGGTTATCAGGGTTGATCAGAGTACAGCGTCTGGAAATTTGTTGCTTGATTAAATTGTCCACAACATTTacggtgtgtttggattgtaattttttaaacatttttcgtgaacatatttttcaatcactttttttcgtcgcatatatcaaattgttacagtaatttttttacaaaaatgcaatccaaacaaactttcAAAGCAACTGTTAAACGCACCAGCTGTTACCAGCTGTTACCAGCACGGGATGAtacgtgtgtgtatatatatatatagagagagagagattgggGGGGGGGTGGGAGGGAGAGAGTCGGTGGGCGCAGTGAATAGCACCCAAAGTGGTGAGGAGAAGTTCGGAGTCCACGCTGACCGACCGACTTGAGGAACACAAGGATAGGCTATTTGTCAAACGAGAGAGGGAAGGGTCCCCAGCCCTGTGCCCAGTGCCCACCCCACCCCAATCCAACGGCAGCGTTGGTTCCATATTCTCTGTCTCAGCCGCGTGTGCCCCATTGATATTTGATGCTGAGGTGAATGGaatcccctctctctctctctcttactttCAAGAACTACAGTAGTGTTAGTGAAAGAGCCAATTGCTATCCACTTTATCGTCACTGTAAAATATACTATTACTGGTATCGTATCGTATGCCACCCcagcagaagaagaagaggaggaagaagaatgatgaaataaataaataaaacacccCACCCAAATTCAAAGGTATGCTATAAATATCCCATCATCACTCCTCAGTGTTGTACTCTCCAAGACCAAGAGACGAGTACAGTTACAGTACACCCCTCTTGATTCCTCTCTTCTACTCTTCTGTTTCTCTCCTCTTTGATCCCCTTTCTTTCTGTATTACTACATAATTACACGATCTCATCTGGTTGGTTGACAGAACTCGCTCGCTAGGTTCCATATATAATACACTAGTagtacaacaaaaaaaattaggcAGATAGTAGGTGAGGCATTAGACAATTACATCTCCCAGAATGCCTGCAGTCGTCGACCTTGCTTGTTTATTATGTCTGTTGCTTCTCATATCCTCCTCCTCTACGGCCACAGCTTGTGATCGCTGCGTCCACCGCACCAAAGCTGCTTTCTTCAACAAAGCATCTGCACTTCAATGTACGTGTCACTCGCTCGCTCGCTCACTCATCAACACAcattttgtttaatttcttaaatgatcAACATCTCCTATACATGTAAACTTTTTCTCCGTTTCTTTCCTCGTTTGTCGCTGAGATAATGCTGCTATCATCAAATTAATGCAGCTGGTGCTTGTGGGTATGGCTCAATGGCCACAAGTTTCAACGCTGGCCATCTTGCGGCTGCTGTTCCTGCCATTTACAAAGATGGAGCAGGTTGCGGTGCATGTTTTCAGGTACACACTTATTTTTCGCACTCCACtcaaattccttttctttctttcttttttttgggttaatttcCTTTTTCAGTAGCAGTATTGTTCAACTGTTTTCCATCAAGGTTGCCATGATCTTGAACAATGATCAAGCTATAATAACACTGCTAACTTATTTATACCTGCATACTTATCAATGAAAGATTGCGATTGCAGATAAGATGCAAGAACACACAGCTCTGTACCAAGCAAGGGGCCAAGGTGATCGTCACCGAtcttaataaaaacaataatgaGACGGATTTTGTGCTTAGCAGCAGAGCTTTCAGGGCCATGGCTGTGCAGGGCAAGGATCAAGACATTTTGAAGCTTGGCATCCTTGACGTCGAATACAAGAGGTCACCACTCACCACCAATCCTATGTTACTAGTACTTGTGATATTATATTGTTAGTATAATACTGCTGCTGCTACAACACAGCTCAATCCGTGCAAGGcacttttttattaaaaatttttcagaGGGACCAGAAGATACCATTTTTGTAGTACCTAACAATACCAACTGCAACAACATTTTCCACTATGTAGATAGCTCTTTTAGAACTCTaggtcttttttttattttttattttttttggttttttttgggggggggggggggtttggtGGTTTGTGTGTGCTGTTGTGGGTGGTGGTTTAGGAACTCCATCATTAGTTCCTAATAGGATAAACTAATTAATTGTGTTGTGGGGCCGGACTAATTCGACCGTTTTGTCTTTGTGTTAGTAAAGTTCAAATTAAGATTATTGCTAACACTTTGGATAAAGTATCATTTAAAATTGTGATATGacgtatgtgaaataaaaaaaatgattaaaaatattaaaaaatatgtttataataTAAGCGAAATGTTTCAtttatccaaacacacttaatACTAACACAGCTTAGATGTAATGTGGGCCTAAAGCAGCCCATTAGCATTCGCGTCAGGTCGGGGCCCTTTTGTCCGGGAAATATGCAGCTAGCTTAGCTGTAGAGGTCGTAACATGACCGTTACGCTTAATTACTACTACAAAGGCAAATACAATGATCTGATTACATTTGTTGATGTTCAGACTTTGAGATCCACTTGGAAAGCCATACCTACCacatacatatgtatatatgcTGTTTGTCTTCTTAAATTTTGGTTGGTTGGCTGGTTGGAGTGTCCATAAACATAAACATAGTAGAGTGCTAACTAGCAAATGAAGTGCACATGAATGATTGGTTTTGGTTGGAGCAGGGTTCCTTGTGATTACGGAAGGAATCTGGGCATTCGCGTGGAAGAATCAAGCCAGAAGCGTAATAATTATCTAGCCATTAAGTTCTTGTACCAAGGTGGCCAGACGGAGATCGTGGGTGTTGATGTGGCTCAGGTAAACACTCCAACCCTGCATTTGATCAGTTGTTGCATCTCTTTGTCAGGAGGAAATTAGATTCTGATTGGTATTTTGGTTGATGAATTTGACACAGGTTGATTCACCAAACTGGACTTTCATGAGCCGAAACTACGGCGCTGTCTGGGATAGCAGCAGAGTTCCAGGCGGGGCGTTGCAGCTCCGGGTGGTGGTGACGGCTGGCTACGATGGCAAGTTTGTGTGGGCTAAAAATGCGTTACCTGCGGATTGGAAGAATGGGATGGTCTACGATTCCGGTGTCCAGAT contains:
- the LOC113710470 gene encoding alanine--tRNA ligase, chloroplastic/mitochondrial-like isoform X2; translated protein: MLPEVPREVPRATTSQRCIRTNDIENVGQTSRHHTFFEMLGNFSFGDYFKKEAIKWAWELSTIEFGLPADRLWISVYEDDDEAFAIWQDEVGVPAKRIKRLGEDDNFWSSGVTGPCGPCSEIYYDFHPERGESNVDLGDDTRFIEFYNLVFMQYNKKDDGSLESLKQRNIDTGLGLERVARILQKVPNNYETDLIFPIIEKASELANVSYAVADDCTQRYLKTIGDHMRAIVYLISDGVIPSNIGRGYVVRRLIRRAVRMGRLLGIKGDGLGDIEGAFLPVLAERVIQLSTHIDSDVKNRAARIFEELKREELRFVQTLERGEKLLEQMLAEALLDSEKSGTAPCLSGKDAFLLYDTYGFPVEITKEVADGRGVGIDMNGFDAEMENQKRQSQAAHNVIKLGVENSADLTEKVPDTEFVGYDTLCANAVIEGLLVNGNPVIQVSEGNEVEVLLNRSPFYAESGGQIGDHGILYVSNAGNHQKAAVEINDVQKSQGNIFFHKGTVTQGVIEVGFEVEAAVDAKLRQRAKVHHTATHLLQAALKQVLGEETSQAGSLVAFDRLRFDFNFHRPVMDDELMEIEGLINRWISDSTLLETKVMPLTNAKRAGAIAMFGEKYADQVRVVEVPGVSMELCGGTHVNNTSELRGFRIISEQGIASGIRRIEAVAGDAFIEHILARDNYMKQLCSTLKVKAEDVTTRVEALLEELRAARNEVSAANAKAAIFKASTITCKALSVGTSREIRVLVESMDDVDGDALRSAADYLLDALQDPAAVFLGSRPGEEKVSLIAAFSPGVVELGLQAGKFIGPVAKMCGGGGGGRPNFAQAGGRKPENLLGALEKARQDLIAIISEKAG